In Clostridium sp., one DNA window encodes the following:
- a CDS encoding DUF1659 domain-containing protein: MAAQSTKLQTSLVIKYQDGVDEDGKDVVKSQKFSKVKVMATDDEIYNTSMEIGKLIGKTLDEIIKIDQNNITG, translated from the coding sequence ATGGCTGCTCAATCAACAAAACTGCAGACCTCGCTTGTAATCAAATATCAGGATGGGGTGGACGAAGATGGGAAGGACGTAGTTAAGTCACAGAAATTTTCCAAAGTAAAGGTTATGGCTACAGATGACGAAATCTACAATACCTCAATGGAAATAGGAAAACTCATTGGTAAAACTCTGGACGAGATAATAAAAATAGACCAGAACAACATAACTGGTTAA
- a CDS encoding DUF2922 domain-containing protein, producing the protein MERSLVMNFLNEGGQKTSLRVSNVKEALTEAEVKTAMEAVVENNIFEYKGGDLKTIDSAHILENETVELNVK; encoded by the coding sequence ATGGAAAGGTCACTTGTAATGAATTTCTTGAATGAAGGTGGACAGAAAACTTCTCTGAGGGTCTCAAATGTGAAGGAGGCCCTCACTGAAGCCGAGGTCAAGACTGCCATGGAGGCTGTAGTTGAAAACAATATATTTGAGTACAAGGGTGGAGATCTGAAGACCATAGATTCGGCGCATATTCTGGAAAATGAGACAGTTGAACTGAATGTGAAGTAG